The Paenibacillus sophorae genome has a segment encoding these proteins:
- a CDS encoding potassium channel family protein: MKAQQFVIIGLGRFGASLALELMEMEYEVLGIDHNEERVEEMTDKLTHAVMADATDEGVMRSLGVRNLDCGIVAIGDNMERSILTAILLKELGVKMVVAKAISILHGRALEKLGVDRVIFPERDMGVRVAHQLVTPHLLDYIELSKEYKIVELTVPSCMDGKSLAEINTRAKYGCSIIALNRGGGVIVAPTSHDHVNEGDIMVVIGSNESIDQFEEEAVNREESEA, from the coding sequence ATGAAAGCACAGCAATTTGTAATCATCGGCCTTGGCCGCTTCGGAGCCAGCCTGGCGCTTGAACTGATGGAAATGGAATATGAGGTGCTCGGCATCGACCACAACGAGGAGCGGGTGGAGGAGATGACCGACAAGCTGACGCATGCCGTTATGGCAGACGCGACGGACGAGGGCGTGATGCGGTCACTGGGCGTTCGGAACCTGGACTGCGGCATCGTGGCGATTGGAGACAATATGGAACGCAGCATCCTTACCGCCATCCTCCTGAAAGAATTGGGCGTCAAAATGGTGGTGGCCAAGGCGATTTCTATCCTGCACGGACGCGCTTTGGAAAAGCTGGGGGTGGACAGGGTCATTTTTCCGGAACGCGATATGGGGGTCCGTGTGGCGCATCAGCTGGTGACTCCGCATCTGCTCGATTACATCGAGCTGTCCAAGGAATACAAAATCGTCGAGCTGACCGTTCCGTCCTGCATGGACGGCAAGAGCCTCGCCGAGATCAATACCCGCGCCAAGTATGGCTGCAGCATTATTGCGCTTAACCGCGGTGGCGGGGTTATCGTTGCGCCGACCTCTCATGACCATGTCAATGAGGGCGACATTATGGTTGTGATCGGCTCCAACGAGAGCATCGACCAATTTGAAGAGGAAGCGGTGAACCGCGAGGAATCCGAGGCTTGA
- a CDS encoding TrkH family potassium uptake protein: protein MASQTSKVSEYRWLKLSPPQILVIGFAVIILIGALLLMLPVSLAPGNHITFLDAVFTSTSATCVTGLVVHDTGTFFSAFGQVVLMLLIQVGGLGFMSMATLFALVFRRRISLRERLVLQEAMNQSTMEGIVRLIRSVLIYSLVIEACGALLLTIRWAFDMPLGRAAFFGVFHAVSMFNNAGFDLFGGYRSLTGYADDPVVNIVVMFLIVSGGIGFIVMSDIMDYRRKRKLSLHSKVVLSMTAALIVTGAVVLFIFEFTNPRTLGSLGWGGKIWGAFFQSVTPRTAGANTLDMPGLRQASQFFIVILMFIGASPGSTGGGIKTTTFTIMIGAVIAMLRGRNDIVLFRYRLAQERVFKALTITLLALLLIVAVSMVLSTTEDAPFLNLLFETTSAFATVGLSLGVTPDLSMAGKILICLTMFAGRLGVLTLAYALGPKKGKELYRYPEGKMIIG, encoded by the coding sequence ATGGCTTCACAAACATCAAAGGTTTCCGAGTATCGCTGGCTGAAGCTGTCTCCGCCCCAAATATTGGTGATCGGCTTTGCCGTCATCATATTGATCGGCGCCCTTCTGCTCATGCTGCCGGTCTCGCTGGCCCCGGGGAATCACATCACGTTCCTGGATGCGGTATTTACGTCCACATCGGCTACCTGTGTTACCGGATTGGTCGTTCATGATACGGGCACGTTCTTCTCGGCCTTCGGACAGGTTGTCCTTATGCTGCTGATCCAGGTCGGCGGTCTGGGCTTCATGTCGATGGCGACCTTGTTCGCTCTGGTGTTCCGGCGGCGCATCTCCCTGCGGGAGCGGCTGGTGCTGCAGGAAGCGATGAATCAGAGCACTATGGAAGGCATCGTCCGGCTGATCCGCAGCGTCCTGATCTATTCGCTGGTCATCGAAGCCTGCGGCGCGCTGCTCCTTACGATCCGCTGGGCTTTTGATATGCCGCTGGGACGCGCCGCTTTCTTCGGCGTATTCCATGCTGTCTCGATGTTTAACAACGCAGGCTTCGATCTGTTCGGCGGGTATCGCAGTCTGACCGGCTATGCCGACGACCCGGTTGTGAATATAGTGGTCATGTTTCTGATCGTCTCCGGCGGCATCGGCTTTATCGTTATGTCGGATATTATGGACTACCGGCGTAAACGCAAGCTCTCGCTGCACAGCAAGGTTGTACTGTCCATGACTGCGGCACTGATCGTGACTGGCGCTGTTGTTCTTTTTATATTCGAGTTTACGAATCCGCGTACCTTGGGCTCGCTCGGCTGGGGCGGCAAAATATGGGGGGCTTTCTTCCAATCCGTCACCCCGCGAACGGCCGGCGCCAACACGCTGGATATGCCGGGTCTTAGGCAGGCCTCGCAGTTTTTTATTGTTATTCTGATGTTCATCGGAGCTTCTCCCGGCTCGACGGGGGGCGGCATTAAGACGACCACGTTTACGATTATGATTGGAGCGGTGATTGCGATGCTGCGCGGCCGGAATGATATCGTGCTGTTCCGCTACCGTCTGGCCCAAGAACGGGTGTTCAAGGCGCTGACGATTACCCTTCTGGCCCTGCTGCTGATCGTCGCTGTCTCGATGGTGCTGTCGACCACGGAGGATGCGCCTTTTTTGAATCTGCTGTTCGAGACGACATCGGCCTTTGCTACGGTGGGGCTCAGTCTGGGGGTTACGCCGGATCTGTCCATGGCAGGCAAAATCCTTATCTGTCTCACCATGTTCGCCGGCAGGCTTGGCGTATTGACGCTGGCCTATGCGCTGGGTCCGAAAAAGGGTAAGGAATTGTATCGCTACCCGGAAGGCAAAATGATTATCGGATAA
- a CDS encoding CPBP family intramembrane glutamic endopeptidase, with protein sequence MNPVGQPLHQRPISKRLVLAGLIGLILFVIFQIVPSLTQGGPGSEPAISKSEAREKAVRFAAEQLGYIPEPGDHWIVTYKSDSSFYGYMSRKSLLEDYSKRKLDRRYPFDTFHASLDSQEDKWANLAVDLNMYTGETAGFTRVPAGAGKQANETEAVLTGKDDSEDIVSDASLTPQEKEQLAAPWLNKWGADPSRLERNSSSTGSYGLIYTDSSVKVGEVPLRYAFKFTAGEVSLFKPGFSAPEWHTDYVKSQVSSATRFTLFGYGLPTFALGVLALIYSILRRKHTSFARGLFLSIAHFAIMMISTYNMLPETTGTATVDRITTIVMFIIYTLYSLLMSALLYFSLVGGNGLWRKEEGLNPWPRSKEPGYGRYLMDSVYAGYIWAFVLLGVQTLMFIILQYTLHNWSTTDASQSPYNMRYAWLLPIVAWLAGLSEEAVYRLFGIRMLKKIVRSTLLASLITTLVWAFGHTLYPIYPISSRPIELTVIGLLFSYIFLRYGFIAVMFSHVVFDSLLMGITLIFMREPVNVIAGVITIVIPLLVGYIVYLFNPPGKEIKPQSPDPGPEPGPNPQPEHMV encoded by the coding sequence ATGAATCCCGTCGGCCAACCCTTGCATCAGCGGCCCATCTCCAAAAGACTTGTTCTCGCAGGCCTCATCGGTCTGATTTTGTTTGTCATATTCCAGATCGTCCCCTCACTTACCCAAGGCGGTCCCGGCAGCGAGCCGGCGATCAGTAAATCGGAAGCCCGCGAGAAGGCGGTCCGCTTTGCAGCAGAACAGCTTGGATACATACCGGAACCCGGCGACCATTGGATCGTCACTTATAAGTCGGATTCCTCTTTTTACGGATACATGTCCCGAAAAAGCCTACTGGAGGATTACAGCAAAAGAAAGTTGGACCGCCGTTATCCTTTCGATACGTTCCATGCTTCCCTTGATTCCCAGGAGGATAAATGGGCAAATCTGGCGGTCGATCTGAATATGTATACCGGCGAGACGGCCGGCTTCACCCGCGTCCCTGCGGGAGCCGGAAAGCAAGCGAACGAGACGGAAGCTGTCCTAACCGGCAAAGATGACAGCGAAGACATCGTCAGCGACGCTTCGCTAACCCCGCAGGAGAAGGAACAGCTTGCAGCACCATGGTTGAATAAGTGGGGAGCCGACCCTTCGCGGCTGGAACGGAATTCTTCTTCAACCGGCAGCTACGGCCTGATCTATACCGACAGCTCGGTCAAAGTCGGGGAAGTCCCGCTACGTTATGCTTTCAAGTTTACCGCAGGGGAGGTATCGCTCTTCAAGCCCGGATTTTCCGCGCCGGAATGGCATACCGACTATGTAAAATCGCAAGTGTCGAGCGCCACGCGTTTTACACTGTTCGGTTACGGGCTGCCTACCTTCGCGCTCGGCGTTCTGGCGTTAATCTACAGTATTCTCCGCCGGAAGCACACTTCTTTTGCGCGCGGTCTCTTTTTAAGTATCGCCCATTTTGCCATTATGATGATCAGCACCTACAATATGCTGCCCGAAACGACCGGCACAGCCACGGTTGACCGGATCACGACCATCGTCATGTTTATCATTTATACGTTGTACAGTCTGCTGATGTCCGCGCTGCTCTACTTCTCGCTGGTCGGCGGAAACGGCCTGTGGCGGAAAGAAGAAGGGCTGAACCCCTGGCCCCGGTCAAAAGAGCCGGGCTACGGCAGATACCTCATGGACAGCGTATATGCCGGATATATTTGGGCGTTCGTGCTGCTTGGCGTGCAGACGCTGATGTTCATTATTTTGCAGTACACGCTGCACAACTGGTCGACGACGGATGCCTCCCAGTCGCCCTACAATATGCGCTATGCCTGGCTGCTGCCGATCGTGGCCTGGCTGGCCGGACTTTCCGAGGAAGCGGTCTATCGCCTGTTCGGTATCCGGATGCTGAAAAAAATCGTGCGCAGCACCCTGCTCGCCAGTCTGATCACGACCCTTGTCTGGGCGTTCGGACATACCCTCTATCCGATCTATCCGATCAGTTCCCGCCCGATCGAGCTGACGGTGATCGGCCTGCTGTTCAGTTATATTTTTCTGCGGTACGGCTTTATCGCCGTCATGTTCAGCCATGTCGTGTTCGACAGCCTTCTGATGGGCATTACCCTGATCTTCATGCGCGAGCCGGTGAATGTGATCGCCGGTGTCATTACGATTGTTATACCGCTTCTCGTCGGCTACATTGTATATCTGTTCAATCCGCCGGGTAAGGAGATTAAGCCGCAGTCCCCGGACCCTGGACCGGAGCCTGGTCCGAATCCGCAACCGGAGCATATGGTTTAA
- the uvrC gene encoding excinuclease ABC subunit UvrC, whose translation MDYMDNIRGKLALLPDLPGCYLMKNEEGTIIYVGKAKVLKNRVRSYFTGSHDGKTQRLVADIRDFEYIVTASNMEALILECNLIKKHMPRYNVQLKDDKTFPYIKITNERHPRLEVTRRVLKDKAKYFGPYPNAYAAQQTKKLLDRMYPLRKCGAMPKEVCLYYHMGQCLAPCEKEVSKSDYEEITQSISTFLGGGHEAVKKDLQQKMQEAAEELYFERAKELRDQINYIEALMEKQNINTPDTKDRDVFGYAVDKGWMCVQILYMRQGKMIQRHSSSFPFYGEAFSDFMSYVTQYYSENPALPQEILLPEPLLMEGSATVLPPEPADARAVSLDGPAAAESEEAAAGAFGGAAVSAADTAAYGSGPAFAVAEEDLAGEEETPEETAAETAQRAAAAVEAAAAGVVDAAGGAAALQQWLGIKVMVPRRGLKKQMVRMACENGRVALEEKFRLIERDEERTSGAALGLGQSLGLESLSRIEAFDNSNIQGANPVSAMVVFIDGKPAKKEYRKYKVRTVQGPDDYETMREVIRRRYERVLKEDLPQPDLIVVDGGRGQISAAVDILENELGLFIPVCGLVKDAKHKTAELLVGDPPEPVHLARDSEEFYLLQRIQDEVHRFAITFHREQRGKSMVTSRLDAIPGIGEKRRKLLLKHFGSLKKIKEATVEDFRPLSIGDKLARQILEALKDEEKV comes from the coding sequence ATGGACTACATGGACAACATCAGGGGCAAGCTGGCGCTGCTGCCGGACCTGCCCGGATGCTATCTGATGAAGAACGAAGAAGGCACGATCATCTATGTAGGAAAAGCGAAGGTGCTGAAGAACCGGGTCCGCTCCTATTTTACGGGCAGCCATGACGGTAAGACCCAGCGGCTCGTTGCGGATATCCGCGATTTTGAATATATTGTCACGGCCAGCAACATGGAAGCGCTCATTCTGGAGTGCAACCTGATCAAAAAGCATATGCCGCGCTACAACGTGCAGCTCAAGGACGACAAGACCTTCCCCTACATCAAAATTACGAATGAACGGCATCCGCGCCTTGAAGTGACGCGCCGGGTGCTCAAAGATAAGGCGAAATATTTCGGACCATATCCGAACGCCTACGCGGCCCAACAGACGAAGAAGCTGCTTGACCGGATGTATCCGCTGCGCAAATGCGGAGCGATGCCGAAGGAGGTATGCCTGTATTACCATATGGGCCAGTGCCTCGCCCCGTGCGAGAAGGAAGTGTCCAAATCCGACTACGAAGAGATTACTCAGAGCATTTCAACCTTTCTGGGCGGTGGGCATGAAGCGGTCAAGAAGGATCTTCAGCAAAAGATGCAGGAGGCTGCGGAGGAGCTTTATTTTGAACGGGCCAAGGAACTAAGGGATCAAATCAACTATATCGAAGCTCTGATGGAGAAGCAGAACATCAACACGCCGGACACAAAGGACCGCGACGTATTTGGCTATGCCGTGGATAAAGGCTGGATGTGCGTGCAGATTCTCTATATGAGACAGGGAAAAATGATTCAGCGCCACTCGTCCAGCTTTCCGTTCTACGGAGAAGCTTTCAGTGACTTCATGTCGTATGTGACGCAGTATTACAGCGAAAATCCGGCGCTGCCGCAGGAGATTTTGTTGCCTGAACCGCTGCTTATGGAAGGCTCGGCAACGGTGCTTCCGCCGGAGCCTGCGGACGCCAGAGCCGTGTCACTGGACGGTCCCGCTGCTGCGGAGAGCGAAGAAGCAGCAGCCGGCGCTTTTGGCGGGGCTGCTGTGAGTGCTGCCGATACCGCAGCTTACGGCAGCGGACCGGCCTTTGCCGTGGCCGAAGAAGACCTGGCAGGGGAAGAGGAAACGCCGGAGGAGACAGCGGCAGAGACGGCGCAGCGCGCCGCCGCAGCAGTGGAAGCTGCCGCTGCCGGCGTGGTGGATGCCGCAGGCGGGGCGGCGGCGCTGCAGCAGTGGCTGGGCATCAAGGTCATGGTGCCGCGGCGCGGACTCAAGAAGCAGATGGTCCGCATGGCCTGCGAGAACGGACGCGTGGCGCTCGAAGAGAAGTTCCGCCTGATCGAGCGGGATGAAGAGCGGACCTCCGGCGCGGCCCTTGGCCTCGGGCAGAGCCTTGGGCTGGAGAGTCTCAGCCGGATTGAGGCGTTCGACAACTCGAACATCCAGGGGGCGAATCCCGTATCGGCCATGGTCGTGTTCATTGACGGCAAGCCGGCGAAGAAGGAGTACCGCAAATACAAGGTGCGTACCGTGCAAGGGCCTGACGACTATGAGACCATGCGCGAGGTGATCCGCCGCCGCTATGAGCGGGTGCTGAAAGAGGATCTGCCGCAGCCGGACCTGATCGTCGTGGACGGCGGCAGAGGCCAGATTTCCGCAGCAGTCGATATTCTGGAGAACGAGCTGGGCCTGTTCATCCCGGTCTGCGGCCTCGTCAAAGACGCCAAGCACAAGACCGCGGAGCTGCTGGTCGGCGACCCGCCGGAGCCGGTTCATCTCGCTCGGGACAGCGAGGAGTTTTATCTGCTCCAGCGCATCCAAGATGAGGTGCACCGCTTCGCGATAACTTTCCACCGCGAGCAGCGCGGCAAGTCGATGGTCACATCGCGGCTTGACGCCATCCCGGGAATCGGCGAGAAACGGCGGAAGCTGCTGCTCAAGCATTTCGGGTCGCTCAAGAAAATCAAAGAAGCGACGGTAGAGGATTTCCGCCCTTTGTCCATTGGCGACAAGCTCGCCCGGCAGATTCTAGAGGCGCTAAAAGACGAAGAAAAGGTATAG
- the trxA gene encoding thioredoxin, protein MAIVNVSDQSFNNEVQGQGTVVVDFWAPWCGPCKMLAPILDELSTELGDGVKIAKLNVDENPETASRFGVMSIPTLIFFKDGQPVDKVVGLNSKESLKNIVAKHQ, encoded by the coding sequence ATGGCAATTGTTAACGTGTCTGACCAATCCTTTAACAATGAGGTTCAAGGTCAGGGTACTGTTGTAGTAGACTTCTGGGCACCTTGGTGCGGTCCTTGCAAAATGCTTGCTCCGATTCTGGATGAATTGTCCACCGAGCTTGGAGACGGCGTGAAGATCGCGAAATTGAACGTGGATGAAAATCCGGAAACGGCTTCCCGTTTCGGCGTTATGAGTATTCCGACTTTGATCTTCTTTAAAGACGGCCAGCCTGTCGATAAAGTGGTCGGTCTGAACTCTAAAGAATCGCTGAAAAACATCGTAGCCAAACATCAATAA
- a CDS encoding YqzM family protein codes for MDVNVRKHDPREHVNEEPRNDLGDLMNGFFGMTTFMAVVFFGMVIIKFLISE; via the coding sequence ATGGATGTCAATGTGCGGAAACACGACCCGCGGGAGCATGTAAATGAAGAGCCCCGCAATGACCTTGGCGATTTGATGAACGGCTTTTTCGGAATGACTACCTTTATGGCGGTCGTATTTTTCGGCATGGTCATCATCAAGTTCCTAATATCGGAGTAA
- the dnaI gene encoding primosomal protein DnaI encodes MESMGEVLRSMNNPALRLRSRDLEHELLNHPLVLRLRTEHPELEESRLRLHLSRLYQYVEEARSCANCPGLERCPNDFQGHYSKLTVESIGGFPDLYERKTACALQVARDNQERIRKRIRSFYVDDRVLNEGYDEIEIMGKDPRRAPAVSRLFQYIKSTKETGLSARGLYLYGSFGTGKTFLMCYLLHELAIAGFSGVIVYMPDFVEELKAIMMDGQKLKETVDTMKECDLLIFDDIGAENLNPWARDHVLGPILNYRMNRKPTFYTSNYPLDGLEKHLSFTSKDGEEVYKGQRLMNRISPYVDVVQLVGENQRVERDPS; translated from the coding sequence GTGGAGTCGATGGGCGAAGTGCTTCGTTCGATGAATAATCCCGCTCTGCGCCTGCGTTCGAGGGATTTGGAGCATGAACTGCTGAACCATCCGCTCGTGCTTCGGCTTCGCACCGAGCATCCCGAACTGGAAGAATCCAGGCTCAGGCTTCATTTAAGCCGCCTGTATCAATATGTGGAGGAAGCCCGCAGTTGTGCGAATTGCCCCGGCCTGGAGCGGTGCCCCAATGATTTTCAGGGCCATTACAGCAAGCTGACGGTGGAGAGCATCGGCGGGTTCCCTGATTTGTATGAGCGCAAGACCGCATGTGCGCTGCAAGTTGCCAGAGACAATCAGGAACGGATTCGCAAACGGATTCGCAGTTTTTATGTGGATGATCGTGTGCTGAACGAAGGCTATGACGAGATTGAGATTATGGGCAAAGATCCCCGGCGCGCTCCGGCGGTGAGCCGGCTGTTCCAATATATCAAGAGCACGAAAGAGACGGGGCTGTCTGCACGCGGGCTGTATCTGTACGGCTCCTTCGGCACCGGCAAGACGTTTCTGATGTGCTATCTGCTGCATGAGCTGGCGATTGCCGGATTCAGCGGCGTTATCGTGTACATGCCTGATTTTGTCGAGGAACTTAAAGCGATCATGATGGATGGCCAAAAGCTGAAGGAAACCGTCGATACCATGAAAGAATGCGATCTGCTTATTTTTGACGATATCGGAGCGGAGAATTTGAACCCCTGGGCGCGCGACCATGTGCTCGGACCGATACTCAATTACCGGATGAACCGCAAGCCGACGTTTTATACGTCGAACTATCCGCTGGATGGGCTGGAGAAGCATCTGAGCTTCACCAGCAAGGATGGCGAGGAAGTCTACAAGGGACAGCGGCTGATGAACCGGATTTCGCCGTATGTGGATGTGGTGCAGCTGGTAGGGGAGAATCAGCGGGTGGAGCGGGACCCCTCCTAA
- a CDS encoding helicase DnaB: MHISHLHHFTEHHRYCVSREFGLSPVDERMLSSIYQPMVGAFAISLYRLLFSHVPAENIGYSAAEPQRRLFLTLGIEPNEKGRRSLIEQASRLEAVGLLQTSRIFIPETDDYLYEYEMLPPLSPSDFFATQHLTLLLRDKVGKFAVLSLREQFWSREPEEWSRSAVGKENISRPFYDIFELNTHVIDYELEQALTEVAAVRQPVKSAEGKLAIGYSDIILRFPRESVNRAHVEKLRFDFDQMGVINYVAHKYKLGAQDMCRLLDEDGIFSPDGELVLDELQHRANQHFRQHMKRQEQREVSAAKVVAIRAAEQGDGAIIPDEQPVEMEYYVEVPPQFLSKCDIHQYNMMLRNEPYTRLLQTFFPGAVPGQLMDIFEKIDLNYKLPGEVINVLIHYLMTLVASGGEQRINRNFVEAIASNMLVKQVNSYEKAVRYIRDQSKVKGKGASGAPGTRSRSYAKRGGTSGKPEIQIAVDDGQSGAVSEEEFAAMMQMAADIKASKKKGAAESP, encoded by the coding sequence ATGCATATCAGTCATTTACATCATTTCACCGAACATCATCGGTACTGCGTTTCCCGCGAATTCGGTCTAAGTCCCGTAGACGAGCGTATGCTGAGTTCTATCTACCAGCCTATGGTCGGCGCTTTTGCCATAAGCCTGTACCGTTTGCTCTTCTCGCATGTTCCTGCGGAGAATATCGGCTACTCGGCTGCGGAACCGCAGCGCCGCTTGTTTCTGACGCTGGGGATTGAACCAAATGAGAAAGGCCGCAGATCGCTGATTGAACAGGCTTCCCGGCTCGAGGCAGTCGGTCTGCTTCAGACCAGCCGTATCTTTATACCGGAAACCGACGATTATTTGTACGAGTACGAAATGCTGCCGCCGCTGTCTCCATCAGACTTCTTTGCCACCCAGCATTTAACGCTGCTGCTGCGCGATAAGGTAGGTAAATTCGCCGTATTGTCGCTTAGGGAGCAGTTCTGGAGCCGGGAACCGGAGGAGTGGAGCCGGAGCGCCGTAGGCAAGGAAAATATATCACGGCCGTTCTATGATATTTTTGAGCTGAACACGCATGTCATCGATTATGAGCTGGAGCAGGCGCTGACCGAGGTGGCCGCTGTCCGCCAGCCAGTGAAGAGCGCCGAGGGCAAGCTTGCGATCGGTTACAGCGACATTATTCTGCGCTTTCCGCGGGAATCGGTCAACCGGGCGCATGTCGAGAAGCTGCGTTTTGATTTTGATCAGATGGGCGTCATCAATTATGTGGCCCATAAATACAAGCTCGGCGCGCAGGATATGTGCCGGCTGCTTGATGAGGACGGTATTTTTTCTCCGGATGGCGAGCTTGTGCTTGATGAGCTTCAACACAGGGCCAACCAGCATTTCCGGCAACATATGAAGCGGCAGGAGCAGCGGGAAGTATCGGCCGCCAAGGTCGTAGCTATCAGAGCCGCGGAACAGGGAGATGGAGCGATCATACCCGATGAGCAGCCTGTTGAAATGGAATATTATGTGGAGGTTCCTCCACAGTTCCTGTCCAAATGCGATATTCACCAATATAATATGATGCTGCGCAACGAGCCGTATACCCGGCTGCTTCAGACTTTTTTTCCGGGCGCGGTGCCGGGGCAGCTGATGGATATTTTCGAGAAGATTGATTTGAATTACAAGCTTCCCGGCGAAGTGATCAACGTGCTGATCCACTACCTGATGACGCTGGTTGCCTCGGGAGGAGAACAGCGGATCAACCGTAATTTCGTGGAGGCCATTGCTTCCAATATGCTGGTTAAGCAGGTCAACAGCTATGAGAAGGCGGTACGCTACATACGCGATCAATCCAAGGTAAAAGGAAAAGGAGCCTCCGGCGCGCCGGGGACGCGTTCGCGTTCCTATGCCAAAAGGGGCGGGACTTCCGGCAAACCCGAAATCCAGATTGCGGTGGATGACGGACAATCGGGAGCCGTGAGTGAAGAAGAATTTGCGGCAATGATGCAGATGGCGGCCGATATCAAGGCCAGCAAGAAAAAAGGAGCGGCGGAATCGCCGTAG
- a CDS encoding YuiB family protein: protein MGFIPVFVLAVLFFVMMFGIGFILNMLMKTTWFPAYLFVLVMLPVVVYSIWDRSSVTLWEHLSSFHPVDYLTGAAGLAGAVLSGWTIRRLRLGGYKMF from the coding sequence GTGGGATTTATTCCTGTGTTTGTGCTCGCCGTTCTGTTCTTTGTAATGATGTTTGGTATCGGCTTTATCCTCAATATGTTAATGAAAACCACATGGTTTCCCGCTTATTTATTCGTGCTCGTCATGTTGCCGGTGGTGGTGTATTCCATCTGGGACCGTTCTTCCGTGACGCTGTGGGAGCATCTGTCTTCCTTTCATCCGGTGGACTATTTGACCGGCGCCGCCGGCTTGGCCGGAGCGGTGCTAAGCGGCTGGACGATCCGGCGTCTGCGGCTGGGCGGATATAAAATGTTCTGA
- the hemQ gene encoding hydrogen peroxide-dependent heme synthase: MSEAALTLEGWYALHDFRSLNWTAWTAADDEERAVALDELNAFIAEWAGVEEANLGSSAWYSIVGQKADFVMMHLRESLEDLNKLEAAFNKTAFAPFTTKAYSYVSIVELSNYNSGGESGEDPMQNPHIAARLKPVLPKARHICFYPMNKKRELADNWYMLDMAKRKELMYSHGLIGRGYAGNVKQIITGSVGFDDWEWGVTLFAEDALQFKKLVYEMRFDEVSARYGEFGSFYIGNLLTSESFEEMLKV; the protein is encoded by the coding sequence ATGAGTGAAGCCGCTTTGACGCTGGAAGGATGGTATGCTCTCCATGACTTCCGCTCTCTGAATTGGACCGCCTGGACGGCGGCCGATGATGAGGAACGCGCTGTGGCTCTGGATGAACTGAATGCATTTATAGCAGAATGGGCCGGTGTCGAGGAGGCGAACCTGGGCAGCTCAGCCTGGTATTCGATCGTGGGACAGAAGGCCGATTTCGTAATGATGCACCTGCGTGAAAGCCTGGAGGACCTGAACAAGCTTGAGGCAGCCTTCAACAAGACCGCTTTTGCCCCCTTTACAACCAAGGCTTACTCCTATGTCAGCATTGTGGAGCTGAGCAATTATAACTCCGGCGGAGAAAGCGGAGAAGACCCGATGCAGAATCCGCATATCGCCGCCCGCTTAAAGCCGGTTCTGCCGAAAGCCCGGCATATCTGCTTCTACCCGATGAACAAGAAGCGGGAGCTGGCCGATAACTGGTATATGCTCGATATGGCCAAGCGCAAGGAGCTGATGTACTCGCACGGGCTGATCGGTCGCGGTTACGCCGGCAATGTTAAGCAGATCATTACCGGCTCCGTCGGCTTCGACGATTGGGAATGGGGCGTAACTCTGTTCGCAGAGGACGCGCTGCAGTTCAAGAAGCTCGTCTACGAGATGAGGTTTGACGAGGTCAGCGCCCGCTACGGCGAATTCGGATCGTTCTATATCGGCAACCTGCTGACTTCCGAATCTTTTGAGGAAATGCTAAAAGTGTAA